The following are from one region of the Pseudodesulfovibrio piezophilus C1TLV30 genome:
- the hypF gene encoding carbamoyltransferase HypF yields the protein MDKNMFVLRHQFIITGQVQGVGFRPFVYRTAMDAAVTGSVNNSSQGVIIEAQGSPEQLEAFTETLAGEMPPLAQVVTFEMDELTPVAGETEFIILESTGGSGHSVLISADVATCPDCLNDIADPQNRRFRYPFTNCTNCGPRYTITHSIPYDRPQTSMACFPLCPDCQREYNDPLDRRFHAQPNACPRCGPKVWLTSNTNTMIAQGDESIRRLACELLEGKIAAVKGLGGFHLVCDATSDTAVATLRTRKHRPDKPLAVMVPDMETAKKLADILPAEEAWLTGVKRPIVLAAKRPSHALSSLVAPDTNFIGLMLPYTPLHHVLLSDLTHTQNCMEKKKALPALVMTSGNMSSEPIALGNREAMERLSDIADIFLYHNRDILVRTDDSVLRVNPTSGDPLFMRRARGFTPEPVFLADKGPVVLGVGPELKCTVTLTKGDQAFPSQHIGNVANLETMEFHQELLAHMEKTLQVKPELIVRDLHPDYMTSERAETLGSERSIPVAILQHHYAHIHAVLAENQFTDPAIGFALDGTGLGEDGTIWGGECLLVMPEDLSHQRLAHFSHIPLPGGEAAVKEPWRIAQAALREIGITSPGTYRWPWLDEFSRESAFLPKILDKRINTPLTSSCGRLFDAVAALCGLANTITYEGQAAIRLEKIQDMTETHAYPCPLKSHEPIALNTHKLIRGVIEDLDAGVPVPVVARRFHLGLITGLVDMAYSFSLILDIHHIALSGGVMQNLTLAAELPIALEQAGLVPLVHKKIPPNDACISLGQAAWGQRKLLLEHS from the coding sequence ATGGATAAGAATATGTTTGTGTTGCGCCACCAATTCATCATTACCGGCCAGGTTCAGGGGGTCGGCTTCAGGCCGTTTGTCTATAGAACGGCCATGGATGCCGCTGTTACCGGCTCGGTGAACAACTCCAGCCAGGGCGTGATCATCGAAGCACAAGGATCACCGGAACAATTGGAAGCATTCACCGAGACACTCGCAGGAGAAATGCCTCCCCTTGCACAGGTCGTTACCTTTGAAATGGACGAACTCACTCCGGTTGCAGGAGAAACAGAATTCATCATACTTGAATCAACGGGTGGCAGCGGACACTCCGTACTCATCAGTGCTGATGTTGCGACCTGCCCGGATTGCCTGAACGACATTGCAGACCCACAAAACCGACGGTTTCGCTATCCTTTCACCAACTGTACGAACTGTGGGCCACGCTATACTATCACCCACTCCATTCCATACGATCGCCCGCAAACTTCCATGGCCTGCTTTCCTCTCTGCCCGGACTGTCAGCGCGAATACAACGACCCATTGGACAGACGATTCCACGCGCAACCCAACGCCTGCCCCCGGTGCGGTCCCAAGGTCTGGCTGACAAGCAATACAAACACCATGATCGCCCAAGGAGACGAATCCATTCGCCGATTGGCGTGTGAACTCCTGGAAGGAAAAATCGCCGCAGTCAAAGGACTGGGAGGATTCCACCTCGTGTGTGACGCGACTTCCGACACCGCTGTTGCGACCCTCCGCACTCGTAAACACAGACCAGACAAGCCCTTGGCTGTCATGGTCCCGGATATGGAAACAGCCAAAAAGCTGGCGGACATCCTCCCGGCTGAGGAAGCATGGCTTACAGGAGTCAAGCGCCCCATTGTCCTCGCAGCAAAACGTCCCTCCCATGCGCTTTCTTCTCTCGTGGCTCCTGACACGAATTTCATTGGACTGATGCTCCCATACACCCCCCTGCACCATGTCCTGCTGAGTGATTTGACTCATACGCAAAATTGCATGGAAAAAAAGAAAGCTCTTCCGGCCCTTGTCATGACTTCCGGGAACATGTCCTCGGAGCCGATCGCCTTGGGCAACAGGGAAGCAATGGAAAGATTGTCTGACATTGCCGATATATTTCTCTACCACAATCGGGACATTCTAGTGAGGACGGATGACTCTGTCCTTCGCGTCAATCCGACCAGTGGAGACCCGCTTTTCATGCGCAGAGCACGCGGATTTACTCCAGAACCAGTCTTCCTCGCAGACAAAGGGCCAGTGGTGCTGGGAGTCGGACCGGAACTCAAATGCACCGTGACGCTGACCAAAGGAGACCAGGCATTCCCCAGTCAACATATAGGGAATGTCGCCAACCTGGAAACTATGGAGTTTCACCAGGAACTCCTTGCGCATATGGAGAAGACTCTCCAAGTAAAGCCAGAACTCATCGTGCGAGACCTCCATCCCGATTACATGACAAGTGAAAGAGCCGAGACTCTCGGTTCGGAACGGTCAATCCCGGTTGCCATCCTCCAGCACCATTACGCCCATATTCATGCGGTTCTGGCCGAAAACCAATTCACCGACCCAGCCATTGGATTTGCGCTGGATGGCACAGGCCTTGGAGAAGACGGCACCATCTGGGGTGGAGAGTGTCTCCTGGTCATGCCTGAAGATTTGTCCCATCAGCGTTTAGCCCATTTTTCACATATTCCTCTCCCTGGAGGCGAGGCTGCAGTCAAGGAACCATGGCGCATAGCCCAAGCGGCTCTCAGGGAAATAGGAATTACCAGCCCTGGAACCTATCGTTGGCCATGGCTCGATGAGTTTTCTCGCGAGTCCGCCTTTTTACCCAAGATTCTCGATAAGCGCATCAACACTCCCCTGACATCCAGCTGCGGACGACTTTTTGATGCGGTTGCCGCTCTTTGTGGTTTGGCAAATACCATCACCTATGAAGGACAGGCTGCCATTCGTCTGGAAAAAATTCAGGACATGACCGAAACACACGCCTACCCTTGTCCTCTCAAGTCTCATGAACCGATAGCTCTCAACACCCACAAGTTGATCAGAGGAGTCATAGAAGACCTCGACGCGGGAGTTCCTGTGCCCGTTGTCGCACGTCGCTTTCACCTCGGCCTTATCACGGGACTCGTGGATATGGCTTATTCCTTTTCACTGATACTCGATATACATCATATTGCCCTCTCCGGCGGTGTCATGCAAAACCTAACATTGGCCGCAGAACTTCCGATAGCGCTTGAACAAGCAGGCCTGGTCCCGTTGGTTCACAAAAAAATCCCCCCGAATGATGCCTGCATCTCACTTGGACAGGCAGCCTGGGGCCAAAGAAAACTTCTCCTTGAACATTCATAA
- a CDS encoding RNA recognition motif domain-containing protein, with protein MSKNIYVGNLPWSATEDEVRAAFAAYGEVTSVKLIEDRETGRPRGFGFVEMSEDGYLDAIEALDGKDFGGRNIKVNEAKPRVERPRW; from the coding sequence ATGTCCAAGAACATTTATGTCGGCAATTTGCCCTGGTCCGCAACTGAAGATGAGGTCCGTGCAGCGTTTGCGGCATATGGTGAAGTTACTTCCGTTAAGTTGATCGAAGACCGCGAAACCGGTCGTCCCCGTGGTTTCGGCTTTGTCGAAATGTCCGAAGACGGCTACCTGGATGCTATCGAAGCTCTGGACGGCAAAGATTTCGGTGGCCGTAACATCAAGGTCAACGAAGCCAAACCCCGTGTTGAGCGTCCTCGCTGGTAA
- a CDS encoding DUF362 domain-containing protein: MSAKVVITHIPEYSFPSLAQRTAVLLEKAGLTPSPGHHILVKPNLVSPSNASHCCTHPMIVKAACAYLLDHKVKITVADSPAFGNASHAARRSGLRQAMAELGLEVTSLRHPTPLPLSQGGTIGISKDALEKDLILNIPKLKVHCQMTISGAVKNLFGCVVGFRKAVAHNRLGHSHEVFRSMLMDVYDALPTTFHLMDGIHSMHKDGPINGEPFELGLLSASNNGIALDTAAYVILGLQPNQVPLWEEAYMRRLVGSHPDDIVYPFENTGVFDTTGFEMSNKRPLDFHLLRLIKGRVRSLMKRFVK, from the coding sequence ATGTCTGCCAAAGTTGTCATCACCCATATCCCGGAATACTCGTTCCCTTCGCTCGCCCAGCGCACTGCCGTCCTTCTGGAAAAAGCAGGTCTCACTCCCTCTCCCGGCCACCATATTCTAGTGAAACCCAACCTGGTGTCCCCCAGCAATGCCAGCCATTGCTGTACGCATCCCATGATAGTCAAGGCGGCGTGCGCTTATTTACTGGACCACAAAGTGAAAATCACCGTGGCCGATTCTCCTGCTTTCGGCAATGCATCCCATGCCGCACGTCGATCCGGCCTGCGACAAGCCATGGCAGAACTCGGTCTCGAAGTGACCAGCCTTCGCCACCCGACTCCACTGCCCCTGAGCCAGGGCGGGACCATAGGGATTTCAAAGGATGCTCTCGAAAAGGACCTCATACTCAATATCCCGAAACTCAAGGTCCACTGCCAGATGACCATCTCCGGGGCGGTCAAGAATCTTTTCGGATGTGTGGTCGGCTTTCGCAAGGCCGTCGCTCATAACAGGCTTGGTCACAGTCATGAAGTTTTCCGCTCCATGCTTATGGATGTTTACGATGCACTGCCGACAACGTTTCACCTCATGGACGGAATCCATTCCATGCACAAGGATGGACCTATTAATGGAGAGCCATTTGAACTGGGACTGCTTTCCGCATCAAACAATGGCATTGCCCTGGACACGGCCGCATACGTTATTCTTGGTTTGCAACCAAACCAAGTGCCATTGTGGGAGGAAGCATACATGCGCCGTCTGGTTGGTTCTCACCCTGATGACATCGTGTATCCATTTGAAAACACAGGGGTCTTTGACACAACAGGTTTCGAGATGTCGAACAAACGCCCCCTTGACTTTCACCTCCTGCGCCTGATCAAAGGACGGGTTCGTAGCCTCATGAAACGGTTTGTCAAATAA
- a CDS encoding glycosyltransferase family 2 protein, with the protein MHRFFIPQTLPPCSGIRPEFRERFSGWHLGMGLPETLLALIRGLNALGRDIPSCKNTALGMGVWGFQTHPLMHDLAQAAVETTATVNTNPQQKALAERIAATPKLNDTDTETMETWHALVRQEDRSLLLRFLAVVLADSTKGLSWLGHCWQDMLFLGRPEIPKAALDMVQWDAITFPLKARLEAEWSFHCHQPEQALQAIESLDSDLWGLWRAYTGAEVLIRSGETEEAKEVLSNLWSMIPWHINLTLKLHALFNPIVMAADEKTNDAAILVYSWNKGELLAQTLKSLASSNLGQARIYALDNGSTDNTPEVLRQAQDIFGAERFQTITLPVNVGAPAARNWLLSLPAVRTAQWAAFLDDDVILPKDWLLHLLGAAQGDKKLGAVGCRITAATPPFGLQSADYNLFPTPPKKTAPGHLPNRVLLYDNCAGSTDTGLFSYTRPCLSVSGCCHLINMEAVRMAGGFDLRYTPSQFDDLDRDLRSALAGMPALYTGTMAIHHVQHSSLAKSKSVQQIGHVMGNKFKLDTRYTDEELLRLGAENRERLWDDLQTKHDFLAALLG; encoded by the coding sequence ATGCACAGATTTTTCATTCCCCAAACTCTCCCGCCCTGTAGTGGCATACGTCCCGAATTCAGGGAACGTTTTTCCGGGTGGCACCTCGGCATGGGGCTGCCTGAAACCCTTCTCGCGCTCATCAGAGGGTTAAACGCTCTGGGCAGAGATATCCCCTCGTGTAAAAATACCGCTCTCGGAATGGGAGTGTGGGGATTCCAGACCCATCCGCTCATGCATGATCTGGCTCAAGCAGCCGTGGAGACGACCGCAACGGTCAATACGAATCCACAACAAAAAGCACTGGCTGAACGGATCGCTGCAACACCAAAGCTCAATGATACAGATACGGAAACCATGGAAACATGGCATGCTCTGGTTAGACAGGAGGATCGATCCCTGCTGCTTCGTTTCCTCGCCGTTGTCCTGGCAGACTCGACCAAAGGACTTTCGTGGCTTGGTCACTGTTGGCAGGATATGTTATTTCTCGGACGACCTGAGATACCAAAAGCCGCCCTGGACATGGTTCAATGGGATGCCATCACCTTTCCGCTCAAAGCCAGGCTGGAAGCTGAATGGAGCTTTCATTGCCACCAGCCAGAGCAAGCTCTGCAAGCCATAGAATCGCTCGACTCTGATCTATGGGGACTCTGGCGGGCCTATACCGGGGCAGAAGTGTTGATACGAAGCGGTGAAACCGAGGAAGCCAAGGAGGTACTCTCCAACCTCTGGAGCATGATTCCGTGGCATATCAATCTGACCCTCAAACTGCACGCCCTCTTCAACCCCATTGTCATGGCCGCAGATGAAAAAACAAACGATGCCGCAATCCTCGTTTACTCATGGAATAAAGGAGAATTGCTTGCCCAAACACTCAAAAGTCTCGCCTCCAGCAATCTCGGGCAAGCCCGAATTTATGCCCTTGATAACGGTTCTACAGACAACACACCCGAAGTTCTCAGACAGGCACAGGATATATTCGGAGCAGAACGCTTTCAGACCATAACCCTCCCTGTCAACGTAGGCGCACCTGCTGCACGCAACTGGCTGCTTTCGTTGCCAGCTGTTCGTACGGCTCAATGGGCCGCCTTTCTTGATGACGATGTTATTCTGCCCAAAGACTGGCTCCTTCATCTACTGGGAGCGGCGCAGGGAGACAAAAAACTCGGTGCGGTTGGCTGCCGCATCACCGCGGCCACTCCTCCTTTCGGTCTACAATCAGCAGACTACAATCTTTTCCCCACTCCGCCCAAAAAAACTGCACCGGGACACCTTCCCAATCGGGTTCTCCTGTACGACAATTGTGCCGGATCAACAGATACAGGACTATTCTCGTACACGCGCCCCTGTCTGTCTGTTTCGGGATGCTGCCACCTGATCAATATGGAAGCTGTTCGCATGGCCGGGGGATTCGACCTACGCTATACGCCATCTCAATTTGATGATCTTGACAGAGACCTCCGTTCTGCGCTGGCAGGGATGCCTGCTCTATATACAGGAACCATGGCTATCCATCATGTCCAGCACTCCAGTCTTGCCAAATCAAAAAGTGTGCAGCAGATAGGCCATGTCATGGGCAACAAATTCAAACTCGATACTCGATACACCGATGAAGAATTACTCCGGCTTGGTGCTGAAAACCGTGAACGCCTCTGGGATGACCTGCAAACCAAACATGATTTTCTCGCCGCCCTTCTCGGTTGA
- a CDS encoding glycosyltransferase, whose translation MHTVTSLIQQLITLTRNTGYLTPDHAMAVAGNILEARPLPDALAALAPALLRHATIFDPFDREKIRLAHEINERIPHPPFSQWIRHARALTKDEPIPENIPFPDVSTASAQECIAFIAHQTANSHRYPILLHLWQTGAGPELIKAIRILAASPSGMLAAPLMAWGAYAAGKPLLTEMLLEEGVDSFVAHNLRARIALDSGIHAKAVEYLRTSLEAEPFQPAIIEQLATLESDNSESFPEDNTHICLYTWNKPELLAQTLHSLAHTAIGSTGVTVLNNGTTTCSPDELERRVHDQTPGLSIHWVHLPVNIGAPAARNWLLSLPEVRQCRYVAFLDDDVLLPRTWLAQFHKTLRRFPEAAAVGPKCMNPNVHTIQYAFRHFTQTGQDMIRFSPNAPTLMDMGQFDSARPSLTVMGCCHLLDTKRLAARKVPHFDIRFSPSQVDDIEHDLQIWKAGGQVFYDGSVGVVHLQDTGKAQSRATIGHTYANHSKLEAIFSQEELSMMDAAYKDADKSAFSKSLQAVLPTLNGTARVFWETIKTNI comes from the coding sequence TGGCAGTAGCCGGTAATATTCTCGAAGCCCGGCCTCTCCCTGATGCTCTCGCAGCTCTGGCCCCAGCCCTTCTGCGCCATGCTACCATCTTTGATCCGTTTGATAGGGAAAAGATCCGGCTTGCGCACGAGATCAACGAACGTATTCCACATCCCCCCTTCAGCCAATGGATAAGACATGCCAGGGCTCTGACCAAAGATGAACCTATCCCGGAAAATATTCCATTCCCCGATGTCAGCACGGCTTCCGCACAAGAATGCATTGCATTCATCGCACATCAAACCGCCAATAGTCACAGATACCCCATCCTGCTCCACCTCTGGCAGACAGGGGCCGGGCCGGAACTCATCAAAGCGATCAGGATTCTCGCCGCCTCCCCGTCTGGAATGTTGGCGGCCCCTCTCATGGCCTGGGGAGCCTATGCTGCGGGAAAACCTCTACTCACCGAGATGCTGCTCGAAGAGGGAGTGGATTCCTTCGTGGCCCACAACCTTCGTGCCCGCATAGCCCTGGACAGTGGCATCCATGCAAAAGCCGTTGAATATCTGAGGACGTCACTCGAAGCCGAGCCGTTCCAACCCGCGATCATCGAACAATTGGCAACACTGGAATCAGACAATTCCGAGTCCTTTCCAGAGGATAATACTCATATATGCCTCTATACATGGAATAAACCGGAACTTCTCGCACAGACCCTGCACAGCCTTGCACACACTGCCATCGGATCGACCGGCGTCACTGTCCTCAACAACGGGACCACGACCTGCTCCCCGGATGAATTGGAAAGGCGCGTCCATGATCAGACTCCGGGCCTCTCAATTCATTGGGTACATCTGCCTGTAAATATCGGTGCCCCAGCCGCTCGCAACTGGCTTCTTTCCCTGCCCGAAGTCCGCCAGTGTCGCTATGTGGCCTTCCTTGATGATGACGTGCTCCTCCCCCGAACATGGCTGGCACAATTCCATAAGACACTCCGCCGCTTCCCCGAGGCTGCAGCGGTCGGTCCCAAATGCATGAATCCGAATGTGCATACAATTCAGTACGCTTTCCGACATTTTACGCAGACAGGGCAGGACATGATTCGTTTCAGTCCCAATGCTCCCACACTCATGGATATGGGCCAATTCGACTCTGCTCGTCCGAGCCTCACTGTCATGGGATGCTGCCATCTGCTGGACACCAAACGATTGGCAGCGCGAAAAGTACCACACTTCGATATACGATTCTCTCCCTCCCAAGTGGATGACATAGAACATGATCTCCAGATATGGAAAGCAGGCGGACAGGTTTTCTACGACGGCTCTGTTGGCGTGGTTCACCTTCAGGACACAGGAAAAGCCCAATCACGCGCCACTATTGGGCATACCTATGCAAATCATTCCAAACTCGAAGCCATATTTTCACAGGAAGAACTGAGCATGATGGACGCGGCATACAAGGACGCTGACAAAAGCGCATTCAGCAAATCACTCCAAGCCGTCCTTCCTACCCTGAATGGAACGGCCCGTGTCTTTTGGGAAACAATCAAAACAAACATATAA
- a CDS encoding cold-shock protein, protein MVSGYLRFVSTYSMEVGVRREGTVSWFNEQKGFGFILADDGSDVFVNYSEVIRDGFQTLDAGERVSFDIVDEKIGPKAVDVRLMHAASQSLHF, encoded by the coding sequence ATGGTATCGGGCTATCTTCGCTTCGTATCTACCTATTCCATGGAGGTCGGTGTGCGGCGAGAAGGGACGGTCAGTTGGTTTAACGAGCAAAAAGGATTCGGTTTCATCCTCGCAGATGATGGATCGGATGTCTTTGTTAATTATTCCGAAGTTATACGTGATGGGTTCCAGACCCTGGATGCTGGGGAGCGAGTCTCTTTCGATATCGTCGATGAGAAGATTGGCCCCAAAGCTGTCGATGTCAGACTAATGCATGCTGCATCACAGTCACTTCATTTCTGA
- a CDS encoding ATP-binding cassette domain-containing protein yields the protein MKVKNVLMHPLIQLEGVSVRRNGTRLVGSLSMQLLRGEHVAVVGHNGSGKTTLLKLLRGDILPDPGGVRVYDLGDGPQPTVLGLRQRIGLVSADMQDFYFLHARRSVGRTVVLAGFFDTPLLYEQASPQQEAAADEIIALLGIEELAASELGTLSTGQVRKLLIARALAPRPDILLLDECLEGLDVVSRAEVLSLLDTAGEISTLVCAAHRIGDVPHSVNRAVIMHGGRIIMEGDREDALELLQESEPDVVACELPVHNEVDDVEFLVRMKNVSVVSGGVRFLHSVNWTVLPGENWIILGDNGAGKSTLLKLILSEIAPYADDAQGLGVVERLGGMPMDKARPRIGFVSPALQTGYGRELAWEVTALETVLSGYRGSVGMLDEPESAELLGAQDWLARVGLAELADRPLRRMSYGQQRRILLARAMASNPRLLLLDEPMAGLDSVSRSLMLGLLQQLADSGVPLVMVTHHVEDRIAAINHVMVMERGKQIFCGTREEFEGSVPMGMGS from the coding sequence ATGAAGGTGAAGAATGTCCTTATGCATCCACTTATTCAGCTTGAAGGCGTGTCCGTGAGACGAAACGGGACACGATTGGTAGGTTCTCTTTCCATGCAGCTTTTGCGTGGAGAGCATGTTGCCGTGGTTGGCCATAACGGATCAGGCAAAACAACATTATTGAAGTTGTTGCGTGGTGATATCCTGCCCGACCCCGGTGGAGTGCGCGTCTATGATTTGGGGGACGGTCCTCAACCAACGGTTCTGGGACTGCGTCAGCGTATCGGACTCGTTTCTGCGGATATGCAGGATTTTTATTTTCTCCATGCCCGACGGTCAGTGGGACGTACTGTTGTGCTGGCCGGGTTCTTTGATACTCCGCTTCTTTATGAGCAGGCATCCCCGCAGCAGGAAGCAGCGGCAGATGAAATCATTGCTCTCCTCGGTATTGAAGAATTGGCGGCAAGTGAGCTGGGGACTCTTTCGACAGGGCAGGTCAGAAAGTTGCTCATAGCTCGGGCCTTGGCGCCTCGTCCGGATATTCTTCTCTTGGATGAATGCCTTGAGGGACTTGATGTGGTTTCTCGTGCCGAAGTGTTGAGCTTGCTCGATACAGCGGGGGAAATTTCCACTTTGGTATGTGCTGCGCATCGAATCGGTGATGTGCCGCACTCCGTGAACCGGGCAGTGATTATGCATGGTGGGAGAATCATCATGGAAGGTGACCGGGAAGATGCGCTTGAGCTTCTTCAGGAGAGTGAACCAGATGTGGTGGCTTGTGAATTGCCAGTGCATAATGAAGTGGATGACGTTGAATTTTTGGTACGTATGAAAAATGTTTCCGTCGTGTCAGGCGGTGTCCGTTTTCTTCATTCTGTCAATTGGACTGTCCTGCCTGGGGAAAATTGGATTATTCTGGGTGACAACGGCGCTGGAAAGTCAACACTACTCAAATTGATTCTCAGTGAAATAGCGCCGTATGCTGACGATGCTCAGGGGCTTGGTGTTGTGGAGCGGTTGGGGGGCATGCCCATGGACAAGGCCCGGCCACGCATTGGTTTTGTTTCTCCTGCCTTGCAAACAGGATATGGGCGTGAACTGGCATGGGAAGTGACAGCTTTGGAAACCGTTCTTTCCGGGTATCGGGGCAGTGTCGGAATGCTGGATGAGCCAGAAAGTGCAGAGTTGCTCGGTGCACAGGATTGGCTTGCCAGAGTCGGGTTGGCTGAGCTTGCGGATCGTCCGCTTCGCCGTATGTCCTATGGGCAACAAAGACGAATCTTGTTGGCTCGGGCCATGGCTTCGAATCCGAGATTATTACTTTTGGATGAACCCATGGCCGGGTTGGACAGTGTCTCGCGTTCACTTATGCTTGGCCTGTTGCAGCAGTTGGCGGACTCCGGTGTACCCCTTGTGATGGTCACGCATCATGTGGAAGATCGAATTGCTGCTATCAATCATGTCATGGTCATGGAGAGAGGAAAGCAGATTTTTTGCGGTACTCGGGAAGAGTTCGAAGGTTCTGTTCCTATGGGAATGGGGAGCTGA
- a CDS encoding glycosyltransferase, giving the protein MNPSFDLTSLPHDLRRHLLLGFSGRLHLQSATGSALAGNWENSPIIASIAQDLFLAAWGENPFDGNCVAGLASHLESLPPVSPVLLPVIRAVLSHWHPEVTPEARIAMSADVRTQMDFLRNRLVKTPQNLFWWHHLYEFVRINSQWEFLVEMISSTIPRSELASLFAYAKANAMLALGEVLPAAGMYRENLNTLPLPVVKERLITAWLRSGKEEKALGLLERCVAERPWNVSLWLRLHDHLAGSAKNVARLPGRVTVLGYSWNKADDLVTTLDSLLSSKGAVESDIRVCLLDNGSSDTTSDVINHFIEKFGPERASSVALPVNVGAPAARNWLMHLPEVQVSDFVAYIDDDIALPGDWLGRLGEAVKQYPDAGVWGCKVVDFNGPARMQCGEHNLAPSPGHRQEALMGTLMLQDADFGQADYIRPCASVTGCVHLFRTQRLLETGDFDLRFSPTQYDDLERDLRMVLAGGYAVYTGFLSIAHKRKSGAQSELGGGESAGATANLRKLMTKYEPEEFEKMARDMDKVLLADLLAKQAQVGYRS; this is encoded by the coding sequence ATGAACCCTTCCTTTGACTTGACTTCGTTGCCACATGATTTGCGGCGACACCTGTTACTCGGTTTCTCGGGCAGGCTGCATTTGCAGAGTGCCACTGGTTCTGCTCTGGCAGGCAATTGGGAAAATTCCCCTATTATAGCAAGCATTGCACAGGATTTATTTCTGGCCGCATGGGGTGAAAATCCTTTTGACGGAAATTGTGTTGCCGGTTTGGCAAGTCATCTGGAATCGTTGCCCCCTGTGTCGCCAGTCCTGTTACCCGTAATCAGGGCAGTTCTTTCCCATTGGCATCCCGAGGTCACGCCCGAAGCTCGGATAGCCATGTCGGCAGACGTCCGTACTCAGATGGATTTTTTGCGAAACCGTCTGGTGAAAACCCCGCAAAATCTTTTCTGGTGGCATCACCTGTATGAATTCGTTCGAATTAATTCTCAGTGGGAATTCCTCGTCGAAATGATATCCAGCACGATACCTCGATCAGAATTGGCATCTTTGTTTGCGTATGCCAAAGCAAATGCCATGCTTGCATTGGGTGAGGTGCTTCCCGCAGCCGGAATGTATCGGGAAAATTTGAATACGTTGCCCTTGCCCGTGGTGAAGGAGCGTCTGATCACGGCATGGCTTCGGTCGGGCAAGGAAGAGAAAGCTCTTGGATTGCTTGAGAGGTGTGTGGCCGAACGTCCGTGGAATGTCAGTCTCTGGCTGCGGCTGCATGATCACCTTGCCGGTTCTGCGAAAAACGTTGCCAGGTTGCCGGGAAGGGTGACGGTGCTTGGTTACAGTTGGAACAAAGCAGACGACCTTGTCACGACTCTGGATTCGTTGCTCTCCAGTAAAGGAGCGGTGGAATCGGACATCCGAGTCTGTTTGCTTGATAATGGCAGTTCGGACACGACTTCAGATGTAATCAATCATTTCATCGAGAAGTTTGGCCCGGAACGGGCTTCATCGGTGGCTTTGCCTGTCAATGTGGGAGCACCGGCCGCTCGCAACTGGCTTATGCATTTGCCTGAAGTGCAGGTTTCTGACTTTGTAGCGTATATCGATGATGACATTGCCTTGCCTGGTGATTGGCTCGGGCGATTGGGTGAGGCTGTGAAACAGTATCCTGATGCCGGAGTGTGGGGATGCAAGGTCGTTGATTTCAACGGTCCGGCCCGGATGCAGTGTGGTGAACACAATCTGGCTCCCTCACCCGGTCACCGGCAGGAGGCATTGATGGGGACTCTCATGTTGCAGGATGCTGATTTCGGACAGGCAGACTATATTCGTCCCTGTGCATCGGTGACAGGGTGTGTGCATCTTTTCCGTACACAACGGCTGCTTGAAACCGGGGACTTTGATCTTCGCTTTTCTCCCACGCAATACGATGACCTGGAACGAGACCTTCGCATGGTTCTTGCCGGTGGATACGCCGTTTATACAGGATTTCTCTCTATTGCGCACAAAAGGAAATCAGGAGCACAGAGTGAATTGGGCGGGGGTGAGTCCGCCGGGGCCACAGCCAATCTTCGTAAACTCATGACCAAATATGAGCCAGAGGAATTTGAGAAAATGGCCCGCGATATGGATAAAGTGCTCTTGGCTGACCTGCTGGCAAAACAGGCTCAAGTGGGGTACCGTTCATGA